The sequence GTCGCTAATTTTCCGAAAAAGATGGAATCGAGTAAAGATTTGTTTGGCTACGACAAATGCCATCCCAATGCTAGTGACCTCCTAGTCGATAATTCATAATTCAAGTGTTTTCACTTTTTGCGCTAATCATTTCGCATTCCTCGTTGAAGAACAAACCTCTCAAAAGAGGAAACGACTACTTGAGTTACCCCCCTGGCAGCACTTTATAAATGCAAACTAAGCAAGCCTTCTACTACAGTTACCATAGTTTCACACCACCACCCAGCACCGCGGCCTGTTTGTTTCGTTTACTCTTTCTCATTTCAACAATTATCCCCCCAATTGTGCCAAACGTGTGATCCCGCTCTGGACCTAAGCAGTTGACTATTTTCTATCCAAAATCGCATGAGCAAATCAGTTTTCTTCGAACAACTAAATCGGCGGTTTCTCTTCCCATAAACCATTTCTCCAGGATGGGCCGAGTAAATATTTGCCTTTCGAATGGCCAAGCGAACGCTCAACGGGTGAGGGGACACTCGAAGGGAGGCACGGTAAACACATATTACACATCCCGTTTCCTCCTCGAACAAACGAGAAGCGCGAGATTCTCAATCTTCCCCCATGTCTTTTGGTTTGTGCTCACCGCAGAACGAGCTCTTTTTGTTTAAAAAGCaatgatgaaaaaataattaacaGAAAGAAAAACGGCCAGAGGAAAACGCGCTAGCGCTATCTCTTCTCCAGCTCCAGCTTCAGCTCGGACACATGCGATGCGATGGTCTGACCTTCTCCTACTTTCACCCTCTCCTTGTACGGTTACACGCCCTTTATCTCTGCGGTTTACCCCATCGCGAGTCCCCTCACCAATGCCAACGCTCTCCAACAACCAAACGCCGAAGAAAGAACGAAGatgagaaatatttttatacatatcataaaaaaaatcaatttccgcTGAAAACCTGAACTAGCGGATGTTATTTGAATACACTTCATCTCACTGTGCTTGCTCTCCAGTCTTCTTCCATCTCGCACGTCCCGGCTTACCTCGTTCTTTACCTCGTTTGCGCGCTCCATTAGGCTATGCACATACACACTCATTCGTTCGCCCGGTCGTCGGTACCTCCTACCGTGACCGATTCGGCCGACCAAAGCATGCTCCACTGCCTGTCCTGCTGTCGGTGTTGATGCCTCCTTCGTTTGTATATGTCGTCTGCATGGTAGCGACTCCAGAGACGAGATGGGCGACTCAGTTGGTTGAAACGACATCATCTTCACTCAATATTCCACAGTAGGCCTCCTAGGTCCGAGCGAAAGAAGGGCGAGAGAAGCGAAAATAGCCTCGGGGCAGTCCTCATTTCCCGGATTGCCTTTCCGCTCTCGCCGTAATGAAATTATGACCTTTTGCAGGCAACAGTGGCCACCGCAACGATCAACTGTCGGCGGGATGTGAGAAAATTATCCCATTATAGAGCAAGTTTTCCTCCATGTGTGTATACGCGCTTTAATTTTACCTGAACCCGTTCCAATTCAAGTCCACGGAGACACTAATTTTCCATCATCATCTCTCCGTTTCTTTTTTCAGAAGCCGACCGAGCACAGCAACAAAATGAAGCTGCTACCGATACCATTGTCACCGTTGAATCCTCCCGCACCGCTTGGAATATGGGGATCGGATCTACTCTGGCGGTATCCACCGGCACCACCCAGTCCTCTTGCTGACCTCAAGACGCAACTGCCGCCTCAGTTGAACACCGACCCACGGATTTGGGGTCGCGAGGAGGTCGCCGTATTCCTGCGGTTCTGTGAGCGAGAATTCGACCTACCCAAGTTTGATCTAGATCTGTTCCAAATGAATGGCAAAGCTCTCTGTGTACTAACCAAGAACGACCTGGCTGAACGTAGCCCAGGCGCAGGAGACGTCCTACACAACGTGCTGCAAATGCTGGTTCGTGATGCCCAGACCCTACACCGCCATCTACCGAACAGCCCTGTGACTCCTACTAGCCGCTATCCGCTGTCACCTCACAGCCATCCTCCAACACCAAATTGGAGTGCCCTAGCACCCCCCGATAGCCCTTTCTTCCACAACAGCCACCTGCAGCAGTTCATGGCCGCATCGAATTCCGTCACTCTTAGTCCAGCGCCATCTATTGATTCCCAAGCGGGAAGTCCACCACAAAGCCACCAAGAGCAGCTACAGAACGTTTTCCAGAAATCCTCCAGCAGCAGTAGTAGTATCCACACGCAAAACAGTAACTCTGGAGGCAGCAGTAACCAATCCGACTCAGATGAGGACAACTCCACTGCCAAATATCACCCCCTTCCACTATCCCATCCAGACAGCAAACTACCATTACTTACCCAACAAAACCAGAGCCCTCCACTGACCCCAATCTCCAAGGAAACGCAACATCTGGGTCAGCTGCAGTTGCTTGACACCAAGACGCTCCAATACCCGGTATCGTCACTGTTGAACAATAGTTCCAGTGCAAGCAGCAACAATGGTGTCACGAGCTCCACCGCCAACGGTAGCACAAATGGAAGCAGTAGTGGCAGTAACGCTTCCCTCAGCAATGGCTCATCTGCCGTCTCGAATGGCCATTCGCTCAGCTTAAAGTCGCCAACCCTGTCACCACCATCCAGTTCATCTTCTAATGGGTCGTCTTCAGCGCCCAATACTCCTGGAGCGTTCCTTCCAGTCAAGCGAGAATTCTTCCCTGATGGTCCTGAACCTAACACAAGTAAGTACTTTTGCTTCAGTCTGTCAACCATTGTTCAGACCTAACTATTTTCACCCTCTATTCCAGATGGAAGACTTCTGTGGGATTTCCTGCAACAGCTCTTGAATGACCCATCTCAACGGTACAGCAGCTATATTGCGTGGAAGTGTCGAGATACCGGAGTGTTCAAAATCGTCGATCCAGCGGGATTGGCCAAACTATGGGGCAAACAAAAGAATCACCTCTCGATGAACTACGACAAAATGTCTCGTGCGTTGCGGTACTACTATCGTGTCAACATTCTACGAAAGGTGCAAGGCGAACGACACTGTTACCAGTAAGCCCCCCACAGCCAGGAGTCACTTTCCACAATCGactaaactgtttttttttccttccgaCAGATTCCTCCGCAATCCCACTGAGCTGAAGAGCATCAAGAACATCTCCCTACTTCGCCAAACAATGGCCAGTCAAAGCGCAAACGGACAATCCACGGCATCGGCCGGAGGTGCCGGCAACCACTCGCTGATGTCACTGCTGCCGAACGGTGCTAACATTCACCATTTAGCTGCTGCCGCCGCGGCCGCTGCGGCCTCCCATCAACAGGCAAACGGTGGAGGTCCGATTTCGCCCAGCGCGTTACACCACCCCCATCACCCATCGCAATCGTCAGTACAAAGCTCAGCATCCGCCAATGGTGCCGTCAACGGTTACCACATCAAGATGGAAACCGATCTCGATGAGATGAAGCCTACCGACCTGAGCACAAGTGATCGTAAATACTACGGCACTGGATCGAATGGAGTTGACTGTTAcccgtaagtttttttttttttcggaggaGACCGTTAGCACCAACTCACATTTATCCTTTTACCTGTTTCAGATTGATTCGGAACGCAAATGGTTTAACCACCATCCAACTGCTACGTCAACAGCAAGCCCACCACTCACAGGAGAACGGGTCACCTCCACCATCCCCCAGTCATCTGTCGCTCAACTCTCAATCCCTGCATACCATCAGCAGCAACCTGCACCACTTGCACCAACAACAACTGCAAGCACAGGCTGCTGCCGCGGCAGCTGCTGTTGCGGCCGCCGAAGCACGGCACCAGCAGCACCAGGAAGACGACGAACACCGACTAAAGCTGGAACATGACCGAGAACACGACCGGGACCGAAGTCCCTCGCCTGTCGACCACCACCAGCAACAGCAGCACCACCACCATGTCGTTAAAGCCAGCGACGACGAAAGCATGATGCCCACGGATCTGAGCAAATCCGATTCAATGTACTACAAATAGGCAACTGTTCTCCCATTCATTTGGCAACATTGTTGTGACAATCATCATACAGAGGACGCTTCGACGGAGGATAGCTCGTGCTATCGGACCTCAGCCAGAGACCGGCGTAACGAGAGATCTCAGCAACCACCGGTGCCATCCTTCCATTTGCGGTAGAGCGAAAAGGCGATCTCATTGGCTGGCGGTCCACACATCGGCTATCCTTTTATCTTCCGTGTGTTTATCACAAAtgactgaacaaaaaaaaaataagaaaaataaagcaaaaacaaaaatacgtGTGATAGAAACAAAACGGCGGAAATTGTAAACACAAATATCCAAAAcggaaaaaaaacaaatgtgcCAATCGTTCTCATTATTGCTATCGTTTCAGAGTTTAATCAATCATGAGTGTGTTTATCTCGCAGGTCGATATCGTTATCGAGCAATGGGAAATCTAATTCGAAAAATGTACAGAAACACTAACACACTGAGAGAAAACTAGTAGTTAAATATTCTACACCTATTACACGATGGGTTTCGCGGAAAAGGGTTCATCTTTTCAATTTCTTGTATTATATACCTACTAAACGAAATTTTGCGGTCGAAAAACTATCGCTGTAACTAGTGTGGTTTTCGATCTACAGAATAGGAGAAAAAACGAGGATTTAAACCGAGTATGTTGTTAATAGAAGCGTAGCGAGGGCAACTTGTGTACAGTTTTTTTTACTCATAGAGGTAGAGTTCACCCTATTTTTGTGACTACACACACCTAGCAGTTAAGTGGTTGATCCAGCCAGGAAAAAGGTactcatttagattttttttcttccaacgACATGCTTATTGGTTTGTTCGAgatatttttcgtttgttttagAAAAAGAATTTAAAACATGCATAGTAGGCTAAGTATGAAAACTTTCCTTCACAATTGGCTTCCATTTCACGATAGAATTatgaaatttacaaaatttgaacaaatgtGATGAAGACATAGAGGTTTATATTCGAGAGAAaaaattacagatttttttttgttttcgatttaatgATGTGTGAGTTAGTAATGGTATTATTTAGTACATTTTTGTtggtttgaagaaaaaaagggtCGAAGTTGTTTTACTACTATTAGTGGAATATTCTCTACTTCTTTTTGTTGGCTTTAACTGGAAATCGAAATCTTCCTTATTTTTACACTAgttttataaaattattattgtaaatatCGTAATTTTTTAATACTGTAATTTGTACATTAGGTTAAGTTTCCGTCTCATGTAGAATAATTTACACAGAATAGGGTCAACGCATTAACAAAAGCAAACGCAAATAATCCAACACATATACAACACCCCAAATAGTGGCAGAATgtgatattttcaaaaaaaaaacacaaaacttTTCCATAGGTTGCTGCGTTGTAGAACTGGTTTTTTCCCTAACCTACGCGGATTAGTTTACAGCATATATAAACAGGTAGCCAGTTAGCACTTAGCTAATCCATCACCAACAATAGCAAACACCATAAGAATAGTGCACGTCGGAAACACCCAGAGTCCATAAACAGCCaggttctttttttttgttttgtactATATAAATGAGTGTCAGAGAAAAACGAACACAATCATTTTCGcaatagttttttttgtgtacTGTAAAGCATTATTTTTATCACAATCTTTATTAGAGTATGACTTTTTTAGAGTTTATCGATGATAATGTATAAGAAATGCAAAAAAGAAGACTCAATCCcaataaaaaatatagaattgtttCAAACAAATAAATATGCGTTATATTTGAAGGAACTACCAAAACAGTGTGCCGCTCAAGAGGCACTAGCCCATTCCTACAGTAGGGGGAATCTGAATAAACCTGCACGGTCGTCCGTGTTAGAGGCTGCCCTATACAGCTGCTAACCCGTTGCGGCTGCTGAGCAGCAAATTCCACGTTATATATTCCTTTTTTTTAAAGGTTTACTGGCGTCCCTCTGAATAGTGTAGAAACCTCTGCACTAGGCCTTTGATGATATcatggggctgtccataaaccacgtagactcttgaagGGGGGGAgaggtttcgaaaaagtctacgatattctacgaagggggacggggggtataccaaaagtcaacgcagatttttttttatttattttttttttgaaaacagcAGCTTTGAGCGGAGTTCACtagtttgattatttttaggattttacttttttttgcatGACTTGACCAAAATAATCTCTTGCGTCTaaactacggcttaaaactatcaaAACACCAGAAAGTTCTTCTGTgcaagggcgtagccaaggggggcaggggggggccgtcgccccccctaaattttggaaagattgaacgggtactgaaatgaattccctcaaacatgtgcactttacgatccaatcatatatagaaataggtggttgaaattcaaaagattcccaaaaattattagggcatccaggatccataatatatgaaagttcaaaacaactcgaaacatttcgggctcaaaaattctccttgaaatccctCTAGAagcttctgaattcctccggaaagttatccacaaattcctctgaatatcgttcgaaaatccttctcatgtaattgtaattcctccttatctagaaacaccccactaattttttttaggaaattcacgaggaaattccttgaagatatattttcttctctccaagatttacttctagatattttctcggctattctctcttcaggaagaatccggcatttccttcaggcatgcattcgagagttccatcaagaatacataccgaatttcttcccaaaattctaccagaagtttcttcaaaaatttatgacggaaatcctccgatttagctccataatttcacttgtaaatctataagaaattccttcggaaattcttctaggaacttctccgggcattcctctcggaactcttcctttaattcctccgggattacttccaggaaattttccgggaatacctccatatattcaatagcgaaatcatctagcattccaatctggaattcttttcgcaattacttcagaatatccttcaagaaatcctctagaaatatcttcatgaatttctcctggaattcgtccaagtatttccccagaaattcttacaggtattttttcgggagtttcttcaggtacttctccaggaattccttcaggaatttctccgggagattttctgcggaagtgtactagaattctttccagacttcactcggaatttactcggatatctgccaagagttcttccagaaatttcttcggaacaatccgcagggattttcttcagcaattcatctgggaatactttcaggatttcatctgggaatctctgcattaattcctcctggtatttttctgggaattccttcagatattttttcggaaattcctttaggaacttctctaagaattatttcaggacttccatgagggaattcctccgcaagtgtttgtgggagttcttccgggagtttttacaagaaattctccggtaatacctccaggaactttacagggaattcctggacgatatttggcaggaatttcacgggaaatgggatttcggaagttccttcagaaatattttttttcttcctctagggtattacaccggatgttcctcaaaGTTCTACAagtacctgtcataagacgagtttaaacaatcccattgaattccaccacttaattgtatcctgacagatacgtatttcgacctcaacagtaaggccgtcttcagtgtcttgtacttgactcgactcaagtcaagtacgagacactgaagacactgttgaggtcgaaatacgtatctgtcaggatacaattaaagtggaattcaatgggattgtttaaactcgtcttatgacaggtgaaaacattccactaaaaagctcaaaataattttcttatcaaaattctacaagtagttccttcgggaattcaatcaggctttcttccagaaattcatttagcatttctttaggcatttatctacaaattcctccagaagttccccggagaatttctttgggagttcttacgggaattcctccgggaggttcttttaagaattcttccaggagttcctcctggaattcttacggaagttcctttgggagttcatcctagagttcttacgagagttcctccaggattgcctccggaaattcttcctgtagttcttcaataaattactccagaagttccaccggcagttcctccgagaattcctctgataatttctccggaaattcctatagaaaattccccgggagttcctccggaaattactctgggagttcctccgggagttccttttcagagaaacacccggagaaactgccggtgaaactcccggagggattctcgtagaaactgctggtggatctcccggaggaattcccgaaggaactgccggaggagctcccgtaagatctcccgtaagaactcccggaggaatttcaggaggaactcctggaagaattcctagaggacctgccggatgagctcccagagaaattatcggaagaacttcgggaggaactcccagcttaatttctgaagaaagcctaaatgatttcctgaaaaaaaaagcctgaataatttcctggaatagcttctggtggaactcccggaggaatatccggagaaactcccggatgaattgctggtggaattcccggaggaactctcggaggaattttttgggagaatttctgtagaaacccccgggagaattttcaaaggaaccccggggaaactaccagaagcattctcggaaacaagaaaattcatcttatagacaaatctcgtctagctgaaacatttgttggggtttgtagctggaccatcatcattatcagaggacctcccggagaattccctgaggagctcgcagataaattctcggaggagcttctggttgaaaatctgtataaattcctgaagaagcctaaataaattccaattctgccgaaattcccggaagaattttcaaaggaactgccgatagaactaccgaataattctcaaaggaaatcctagagaaattcttggtgaaaattccgg comes from Armigeres subalbatus isolate Guangzhou_Male chromosome 2, GZ_Asu_2, whole genome shotgun sequence and encodes:
- the LOC134213741 gene encoding ets DNA-binding protein pokkuri, with protein sequence MLTSLRRDYSTAEAVLTSKKPTEHSNKMKLLPIPLSPLNPPAPLGIWGSDLLWRYPPAPPSPLADLKTQLPPQLNTDPRIWGREEVAVFLRFCEREFDLPKFDLDLFQMNGKALCVLTKNDLAERSPGAGDVLHNVLQMLVRDAQTLHRHLPNSPVTPTSRYPLSPHSHPPTPNWSALAPPDSPFFHNSHLQQFMAASNSVTLSPAPSIDSQAGSPPQSHQEQLQNVFQKSSSSSSSIHTQNSNSGGSSNQSDSDEDNSTAKYHPLPLSHPDSKLPLLTQQNQSPPLTPISKETQHLGQLQLLDTKTLQYPVSSLLNNSSSASSNNGVTSSTANGSTNGSSSGSNASLSNGSSAVSNGHSLSLKSPTLSPPSSSSSNGSSSAPNTPGAFLPVKREFFPDGPEPNTNGRLLWDFLQQLLNDPSQRYSSYIAWKCRDTGVFKIVDPAGLAKLWGKQKNHLSMNYDKMSRALRYYYRVNILRKVQGERHCYQFLRNPTELKSIKNISLLRQTMASQSANGQSTASAGGAGNHSLMSLLPNGANIHHLAAAAAAAAASHQQANGGGPISPSALHHPHHPSQSSVQSSASANGAVNGYHIKMETDLDEMKPTDLSTSDRKYYGTGSNGVDCYPLIRNANGLTTIQLLRQQQAHHSQENGSPPPSPSHLSLNSQSLHTISSNLHHLHQQQLQAQAAAAAAAVAAAEARHQQHQEDDEHRLKLEHDREHDRDRSPSPVDHHQQQQHHHHVVKASDDESMMPTDLSKSDSMYYK